The genomic window CTCCCACTCCCCCACCCCTTCATAAAGAGCAGCACCCTCACACTCCCCCACCCCTTCATAAAGAGGAGCATCCTCCCACTCCCCCACCCCTTCATAAAGAGGAGCACCCTCACACTCCCCCAACCCTTCATAAAGAGGAGCATCCTCCCCCAACCCTTCATAAAGAGGAGCACCCTCCCactcccccaccccaccccttcaTAAAGAGGACCACCCTCCCACTTCCCCACCACCCCTTCATAAAGAGGAGCATCCTCCCCCACCCCTTCATAAAGAGGAGCATCCTCCCCCAACCCTTCATGAAGAGGAGCACCCTCCCCCAACCCTTCATAAAGAGGAGCATCCTCCCCCAACCCTTCATAGAGAGGAGCATCCTCCCCCAACCCTTCATAAAGAGGAGCATCCTCCCCCAACCCTTCATAAAGAAGAGCATCCTCCCACTCCCCCAACCCTTCATAAAGAGGAGCACCCTCCCCCACCCCTTCATAAAGAGGAGCATCCTCCCCCAACCCTTCATAAAGAGGAGCATCCTCCCACTCCCCCAACCCTTCATAAAGAGGAGCATCCTCCCCCAACCCTTCATAAAGAGGAGCATCCTCCCCCAACCCTTCATAAAGAGGAGCATCCTCCCCCAACCCTTCATGAAGAGGAGCACCCTCCCCCAACCCTTCATAAAGAGGAGCATCCTCCCCCAACCCTTCATAAAGAGGCGCATCCTCCCCCAACTCTTCATGAAGAGGAGCACCCTCCCCCAACCCTTCATGAAGAGGAGCACCCTCCCACTTCCCCACCACCCCTTCATAAAGAGGAGCACCCTCCCCCAACCCTTCATGAAGAGGAGCACCCTCCCACTTCCCCACCACCCCTTCATAAAGAGGAGCACCCTCCCCCAACCCTTCATAAAGAGGAGCACCCTCCCCCAACCCTTCATAAAGAGGAGCATCCTCCCCCAACCCTTCATAAAGAGGAGCACCCTCCCCCAACCCTTCATAAAGAGGTGCATCCTCCCACTCCCCCAACCCTTCATAAAGAGGAGCATCCTCCCCCAACCCTTCATAAAGAGGTGCATCCTCCCCCAACCCTTCATAAAGAGGAGCATCCTCCCCCAACCCTTCATAAAGAGGAGCATCCTCCCCCAACCCTTCATAAAGAGGAGCATCCTCCCCCAACCCTTCATAAAGAGGAGCATCCTCCCCCAACCCTTCATAAAGAGGAGCATCCTCCCCCAACCCTTCATAAAGAGGAGCACCCTCCCCCAACCCTTCATAAAGAGGTGCATCCTCCCACTCCCCCAACCCTTCATAAAGAGGAGCATCCTCCCCCAACCCTTCATAAAGAGGAGCATCCTCCCCCAACCCTTCATAAAGAGGAGCATCCTCCCCCAACCCTTCATAAAGAGGAGCATCCTCCCCCAACCCTTCATAAAGAGGAGCATCCTCCCCCAACCCTTCATAAAGAGGAGCACCCTCCCACTCCCCCACCCCTTCTTAAAGAGGGAAACAGTAATTCCCTCTGCTAAAGTTTGCACAATGCCTCACTGAATGTAATGGTAAACGATTTCCGGTTTTATGTCCTCCAAACCCAGCAGATGTGATCACTCTTGTGGAAAATAATTAGTCTTGCATTATTACGGTGGCTGGACTGGCGCCCATCAGCACACAAGGGCAATAAGGATCTCATCCTTCACCTCcatcccccatctcctccccctcctctcctcctttaccACCATGcccccatctcctcccccctcctctcctccttcaccaccatgccccatctcctccccctcctctcctccttcaccaccatccccccatctcctccccctcctctcctccttcaccaccatgcccccatctcctccccctcctctcctccttccccaccatccccccatctcctccccccttctctcctccttcaccaccatcctccatctcctccccccttctctcctccttccccaccatcctccatctcctccccccttctctcctccttcaccaccatcctccatctcctccccatcctctcctccttccccaccatccccccatctcctccccatcctctcctccttccccaccatcccccatctcctccccccttctctcctccttcaccaccatgcccccatctcctccccatcctctcctccttccccaccatccccccatctcctccccatcctctcctccttcaccaccatcctccatctcctccccccttctctcctccttccccaccatcctccatctcctccccccttctctcctccttcaccaccatcctccatctcctcccccttctctcctccttcaccaccatcctccatctcctccccccttctctcctccttccccaccatcctccatctcctccccccttctctcctccttcaccaccatactccatctcctccccccttctctctgctCCCTCAGTGTAAGAGAGGAAGGTCTTCTCAGAGCTAACAATGCAGCCTCTGCTGGgtcagtgacagagagaggcttgcctcagacacacacacacacacacagctggtttgATCTTTTCTAAATGATGTTGGTCCTTTGTGGAGCTGACTGGGTGGGTGACATCCTCTGGCCTCATTGTCCTCCACCAGGCTGACATTTCATCTGTGTCTGATGGAATTGAGGCCTGTGTCAGTCAGACCAGAACAAACAGCGACCACTCAACCAGGCCAGCTGTGTTGCCTGTGTGTTGgtctccaaaatggcaccctattcccaatgtagtgcactacttttgaccagagcccctcctctctctctaagcaCTGGTCAAAAGGAGgactagggtgtcatttgggagacCAACACACAGGCAACACAGCTGGCCTGGTTGAGTGGTCGCTGTTTGTTCTGGTCTGACTGACACAGGCCTCAATTCCATCAAAaaggagaaaaggaggagaggaaggggaggagatggggtgTCATTTggcctagcaaaatgtaattgaaaagacggCTATGCCCGACAGTCTACGTTCAGTTTTGAAagttgaaaatacatatttttcatGTCATTTAGGTTTGGATGGAACTTCAAAAAAACGTAATTTCAATGTACTTGCAGGCTTTACATATAGACGCAGTATAAAAAATTGGTCTATGAACAATTTTGTTAACAATCGTACATCACTTCAGTATTTACACAtagtatttatttacaacattcacagactaattgtctttattccactactgaagaagcatgactctaATAATCTTATTCATATTTTGAGCATCCAGAAGACAAAACATACATGTTGCATTATTTCATGCCTCAATATTAAGTGAATTAATGGTGCAACCAACTGATATACTGTTTTACAGTTATATTGtgtacaaacaatggagtaaacaGTTTTATATTtggggttggatattgcatcctaTTCTTACTCTTTTAATCAATGGCATCAACATCCTGCAAAACCAATTAACCCAATCAACCGACCAATCAACCGGATCTTGCAAAACAAATGAACAAATATAtgcaaaagcaacacatatcTCGGTCCAtattagtatgaaaaacagtataaattcagtatgtatctTCCACTATGTCAAAAGTGTGCATGGTATGTAAGTTTAGTATCACTTTGCATTAGGTTGGGATGCAGGAAAGTCACATTGTGCTCGCGTTACGTTCAGATCTGCCATGATGGGCATTGAATTTGACATGACAGCCATAAGCAATGTAAAGGGATGGGGTCATTTGGGGGCGTGGCTTTCTGATATTTATTAATTTCTATTTGGGCCTCACACACACTACGCTGCTGTCCAGGTGGACCTGCATCTCTCCCAGCATGCATTACAGCAGCTCTGACAGGGGGAAGTACATCAGGGTCGTGCTCATTAGGCAACAAACAGAAGAAAATGGTGGGACTAcacatcaatcaaatgtatttataaaaccatttttacatcagccgatgtcacaaagtgctacatagaaacccagcctaaaaccccaaacagcaagcaatgcagatgtagaagcacggtggctaggaaaaactccctagaaaggccaaaacctaggaagaaatgtagagaggaaccaggctctgaggggtggccagtcctcttctggctatgccgggtggagattataacagtacatggctaagatgttcaaacgttcatagatgaccagcagggtcaaataataataatcacagtggttgtagagggtgcaacaggtcagcacctcaggagtaaatgtcagttggcttttcatagccgatcattcagagttagagacagcaggtgcggtagagagagagagtctaaaatagcaggtccgggacaaggtagcacgtccggtgaacaggtcagtgttccatagccgcaggcagaacagttgaaactggagcagcagcacgaccaggtggactggggacagcaaggagtcaataggccaggtagtcctgaggcatggtcctagggctctggtcctccgagagaagagaaggagagaaagaaagagagagagaaagagagaaagacttAAATTAAattgcgcaacagctttttctaacatttttgagagcaatgggagatttgatataggccgatagttttttatattttctgggtcaaggtttggctttttcaagagaggctttattactgccacttttagtaagtttggtacacatccagtggatagggagctgtttattatgttcaacataggagggccaagcacaggaagcagctctttcagtagtttagtttaGAGGCCAttactattttcatcaatgtgtcgagatatagtattaaaaaacttgaatgtctcccttgatcctaggtcctggcagtgttgtgcagactcaggacaactgagctttggagaaatatgcagatttaaagaggagccCGTAATTtttccgtaatttgctttctaatgatcacgATCTTtccgtcaaagaagttcatgaatttttcactgctgaagtgaaagccatcctctcttggtgaatgctgctttttagttagctttgcgatagtatcaaaaatacattttggattgttcttattctcctcaattaagttggaaaaataggatgatcgagcagcagtgatgGCTCTTCGATACCTCACGGTACTGTCATTCCAAGCtaatcggaagacttccagtttggtgtagcgccatttccgttctatttttctggaagcttgcttcagggcacgtgtattttctgtataccagggaacTAGTTTCTTATAACAATtcattttttgtttttaggggcgTGACTGcgtctagggtattacgcaaggttaaattaagttcctcagttaggtggttaacctctctgggatatgtgggacggtagcgtcccacatagagcaaacaatgctattatctgacaatagcaccccagcaaacaaacaatgctattatctgacaatagcaccccagcaaacaatcacagaccatcatatttcaaccctcccgacgcgacacaaaacgcagaaataaagatataattcatgccttacctttggcgagcttcttctgttggcactccaatatgtcccataaacatcacaaatggtccttttgttcgattaattccgtcgatatatatccaaatgtccatttatttggcgcgtttgatctagaaaaacaccggttccaactcgctcaacatgactacaaaagtaacctgtaagctttgtccaaacatttcaaactacttttgtaatacaactttaggtatttttttacgtaaataatcgattaaatttaagacgggatgatctgtgttcaataccggaggaaaacaatgtgtagcatgctttctggtcacgcgcctctaacaaacagtacacttcactggagcctcattctgaacatggctacttcttcatttctcaaaggaaaaacctcaaccaatttctaaagactgttgacatccagtggaagcgataggaactgcaggaaggtcccttagaaatctggattcccaatgaaaacccattgaaaagagagggACCTAAAAaaggggttttgcctgccaaataacttctgttatagtcacagacatgattcaaacagttttagaaacctcagagtgtcttctatccatgcatatattagcatctgggactgagtaggaggcagtttactctgggcacacttttcatccaaacgtgaaaatgctgccctctatccataagaagttaaccgaTTGTTGCCCTCTGACGTCATTGGGTACAAAACGCACATTGTCGTTTTCGGTATAATTTTTTTTCCATTTCtccaatgaacacaacccagaggCTGACAGGTCAGAAAGTAGTGTGAACCGATGTGATGGTGTGACGTGATACTGTGCCGTAGTATTGGGGTGTTACCTGAGCGTAGCATCACTCAGCTGCTGCTCCAGAGGGGGTTGGTCCTAGGGTTGGCACctggacacacgcacgcacacactcacaacaTTGTCATAAATACACATATCATCACAACAGTAAAGACTTGGTTGTACACTCACCTGTATAAGTGGTGGTCTCTCCCTGTCTGGAGCCAGGTAGCCCAGAATAATCCTCACCTGTATAAGTGGTGGTCTCTCCCTGTCTGGAGCCAGGTAGCCCAGAAGAATCCTCACCTGTATAAGTGGTGGTCTCTCCCTGTCCTGAGCCAGGTAGCCCAGAATAATCCTCACCTGTATAAGTAGTGGTCTCTCCCTGTCCTGAGCCAGGTAGCCCAGAATAATCCTCACCTGTATAAGTAGTGGTCTCTCCCTGTCCTGAGCCAGGTAGCCCAGAATAATCCTCACCTGTATAAGTAGTGGTCTCTCCCTGTCCTGAGCCAGGTAGCCCAGAATAATCCTCACCTATATAAGTAGTGGTGTCTCCCTGTCCTGGGCCAGGTAGCCCAGAATAATCCTCACCTGTATAAGTAGTGGTGTCTCCCTGTCCTGAGCCAGGTAGCCCAGAATAATCCTCACCTGTATAAGTAGTGGTGTCTCCCTGTCCTGAGCCAGGTAGCCCAGAATAATCCTCACCTGAATAAGTGGTGGTCTCTCCCTGTCCTGAGCCAGTAGCCCAGAATAATCCTCACCTGTATAAGTGGTGGTCTCTCCCTGTCTGGAGCCAGGTAGCCCAGAAGAATGCTATCTGCAGCACCATGTCTGAGCGCGTGCAGGTGGAGAACACACCCTCTGTCACACCATGTCTGAGCGCGTGCAGGTGGAGAACACACCCTCTGCCGCACCATGTCTGAGGGCGTGCAGGAGGACAAGCGAGGGGCCAGCCCCTCAAACACTAACCCTGCAGAAAGAGACACATTATTATGTAACTCTCCTGATGAAGGGAAAAGTGCAGGAGGAACATCGTGTTGAATACTGCCTTGCTAACCACTGTGTCCCTGAACACAGTTCTTCCTCAGTGCATGGGCCACAAAAGTCAGCGAGCAGTCTTTTCCATCTGGTAACAACACATTGTATTGACAGTGAGTGACGCACATAGTAACATACATGTTCAATGTAGACAGTTTAAGTTAAAACAGCCATAAATAGGCCCTTAATCAGAATGTACTCTACTGCATTAAATAATGACTATCGTCTGCATTATATCAATTTGACATACAAACAGATGGATGGAGATACAAACCTCTCAGAGCCTGACAGGTTCTGTCCAGCACAGTCTAAGGGTGTTTATAAAAGCCAATTAAAAGCTTAGTCCCCCCATAATAAAACAAGTATAATGGCAAAGTTATGAGCTTGTCAGTGATATATAACCGAATGGAATAGTTTTTCCTCCATATGAACATGTTTGGTTCTTGTATCGTAACCCATGTATGTAGATACGTATCAGATTGTGCTGAAAGGGAAAGATATACCCCTCGGGGAtgtatagcgttttggaatgaaaacCCTTCAAATGGTTCATTTTATGTTTTCACAACTATGCATCAACCCAACTGTTACAgcatggttatggaggtaaaaaaaaaaaaactgttacaacatggttatggaggtaaaaaacccaactgttacaacatggttatgggcgtaaaaaaataaaactgttacaacatggttatggaggtaaaaaacCCAACTGTTAAAACATGGTTATGGGCgtaaaaaaataaaactgttacaacatggttatggaggtaaaaaaaacaactgttacaacatggttatgggcgtaaaaaaaaaaactgttacaacatggttatggaggtaaaaaaaacatctgttacaacatggttatgggcgtaaaaaacaacaactgttacaacatggttatggaggtaaaaaacaacaactgttacaacatggttatggaggtaaaaaaaacaactgttacaacatggttatggaggtaaaaaaaacaactgttacaacatggttatgggcgtaaaaaaaaaaactgttacaacatggttatggaggtaaaaaaaaaaaactgttacaacatggttatggaggtaaaaaacaacaactgttacaacatggttatggaggtaaaaaacaacaactgttacaacatggttatggaggtaaaaaacccaactgttacaacatggttatggaggtaaaaaaaaaaaactgttacaacatggttatagaggtaaaaaaaacaactgttacaacatggttatgggcgtaaaaaaataaaactgttacaacatggttatgggcgtaaaaaaataaaactgttacaacatggttatgggggTAAAAAAcccaactgttacaacatggttatggaggtaaaaaacaacaactgttacaacatggttatggaggtaaaaaacaacaactgttacaacatggttatgggcgtaaaaaaaacaactgttacaacatggttatagaggtaaaaaaaaaaaaattacaacatggttatggaggtaaaaaaaacaactgttacaacatggttatgggcgtAAAAAAACagctgttacaacatggttatgggcaTAAAAACcccaactgttacaacatggttatgggcgtaaaaaaaaaaaaaaatgttacaacatggttatagaggtaaaaaaaaaaaaactgttacaacatggttatggaggtaaaaaaaacaactgttacaacatggttatagaggtaaaaaaaaaaatgttacaacatggttatggaggtaaaaaaaaaaaactgttacaacatggttatagAGGTAAAAAACCCAagtgttacaacatggttatggaggtaaaaaaaactgttacaacatggttatggaggttaaaaaaaactgttacaacatggttatggaggtaaaaaaaaaaaactgttacaacatggttatggaggtaaaaaaaacaactgttacaacatggttatggaggtaaaaaaaacaactgttacaacatggttatggaggtaaaaaaaaactgttacaacatggttatggaggtaaaaaaaacatctgttacaacatggttatagaggtaaaaaaaacatctgttacaacatggttatgggcgtaaaaaaataaaactgttacaacatggttatggaggtaaaaaacaacaactgttacaacatggttatggaggtaaaaaaaacaactgttacaacatggttatgggcgtaaaaaaaaaaactgttacaacatggttatggaggtaaaaaacccaactgttacaacatggttatggaggtaaaaaaaacaactgttacaacatggttatggaggtaaaaaaaacaactgttacaacatggttatggaggtaaaaaaaacaactgttacaacatggttatagaggtaaaaaaaacaactgttacaacatggttatggaggtaaaaaaaacaactgttacaacatggttatggaggtaaaaaaaacaactgttacaacatggttatggaggtaaaaaaaacatctgttacaacatggttatggaggtaaaaaacaacaactgttacaacatggttatggaggtaaaaaaaacaactgttacaacatggttatggaggtaaaaaaaacaactgttacaacatggttatagaggtaaaaaaaaaaaatgttacaacatggttatggaggtaaaaaaacaactgttacaacatggttatgggcataaaaaaacaactgttacaacatggttatggaggtaaaaaaaacaactgttacaacatggttatgggcaTAAAAAACCCAagtgttacaacatggttatagaggtaaaaaaaaaaaaactgttacaacatggttatggaggtaaaaaaaacaactgttacaacatggttatgggcgtaaaaaaataaaactgttacaacatggttatggaggtaaaaaacccaactgt from Salvelinus namaycush isolate Seneca unplaced genomic scaffold, SaNama_1.0 Scaffold411, whole genome shotgun sequence includes these protein-coding regions:
- the LOC120041186 gene encoding proline-rich extensin-like protein EPR1, whose translation is MERGEGGESGGVVLTPMKLSGGVRHGCGPSHTPCCAQACVTDRWVLGAAGTAARLITRVTAPLTDKPPKILFPSESKLSILELQTEEHPPPPPPLHEEEHPPTPPPLHKEEHPPTPPPLHEEEHPHTPPPPPLHKEKHPPPPPPLHKEAHPPTPPPLHEEEHTPPPPPLHKEEHPPPTLHEEEHPPPTLHKEEHPPPPLHKEEHPPTPPTLHKEGHPPPPLHEEEHPPTPPPLHKEQHPHTPPPLHKEEHPPTPPPLHKEEHPHTPPTLHKEEHPPPTLHKEEHPPTPPPHPFIKRTTLPLPHHPFIKRSILPHPFIKRSILPQPFMKRSTLPQPFIKRSILPQPFIERSILPQPFIKRSILPQPFIKKSILPLPQPFIKRSTLPHPFIKRSILPQPFIKRSILPLPQPFIKRSILPQPFIKRSILPQPFIKRSILPQPFMKRSTLPQPFIKRSILPQPFIKRRILPQLFMKRSTLPQPFMKRSTLPLPHHPFIKRSTLPQPFMKRSTLPLPHHPFIKRSTLPQPFIKRSTLPQPFIKRSILPQPFIKRSTLPQPFIKRCILPLPQPFIKRSILPQPFIKRCILPQPFIKRSILPQPFIKRSILPQPFIKRSILPQPFIKRSILPQPFIKRSILPQPFIKRSTLPQPFIKRCILPLPQPFIKRSILPQPFIKRSILPQPFIKRSILPQPFIKRSILPQPFIKRSILPQPFIKRSTLPLPHPFLKRETVAQKNAICSTMSERVQVENTPSVTPCLSACSLADDVIKARHIHLLQQQLLWRPSFVVQECSPEADRGTESVRPRSVTMLCDHALCPCSMTMLCDLCDHAL